The proteins below are encoded in one region of Parvicella tangerina:
- the nqrC gene encoding NADH:ubiquinone reductase (Na(+)-transporting) subunit C, with protein sequence MAINKESNAYTIIFAIIMVVIVGGGLAALAMGLKPAQQANVLNEKKQNIIQATGFFDKKEDVTRDNAADYFGEFVKERIILDFEGKVVEKLTAEDEIDLKNTKDAFNVNMRKQYMNISDKEDRQYPLFVCENEGKTIYVISCSGKGLWDDVWGYVGYDLATDEIVAAKFDHKGETAGLGSIINEDPFQDQFVGKTLVNDQGEYQPIKVVKPGSQELTEHKVDGLSGATFTGKGVEEMMERNFAVYVKYFKSIK encoded by the coding sequence ATGGCTATTAATAAAGAAAGTAACGCTTATACCATCATCTTTGCCATTATTATGGTGGTAATTGTAGGAGGAGGTTTAGCTGCTCTTGCAATGGGATTGAAGCCTGCTCAACAGGCCAATGTCTTAAATGAAAAGAAACAAAATATCATTCAGGCAACAGGATTCTTTGATAAGAAAGAAGATGTAACTCGTGACAATGCAGCTGATTATTTTGGTGAATTTGTCAAAGAAAGAATCATCTTAGATTTTGAAGGTAAAGTAGTTGAGAAATTGACTGCAGAAGACGAAATTGACCTCAAGAACACAAAGGATGCCTTCAACGTAAATATGCGCAAGCAATACATGAATATCTCCGATAAAGAAGACAGACAGTATCCGTTGTTTGTTTGTGAGAATGAAGGCAAGACCATTTATGTAATCTCTTGCAGTGGCAAAGGACTTTGGGATGACGTTTGGGGATATGTTGGGTACGACCTTGCTACAGATGAGATTGTTGCTGCTAAATTTGACCATAAAGGAGAAACAGCTGGTTTAGGATCAATCATTAACGAGGATCCATTTCAAGATCAGTTTGTAGGAAAAACATTGGTTAATGATCAAGGAGAATATCAACCTATTAAAGTGGTTAAGCCAGGAAGTCAGGAGTTGACCGAGCATAAAGTAGATGGACTTTCTGGAGCTACATTTACAGGTAAAGGTGTTGAGGAAATGATGGAGAGAAACTTTGCAGTATACGTTAAATATTTTAAATCTATTAAGTAA
- a CDS encoding NADH:ubiquinone reductase (Na(+)-transporting) subunit B has product MKFLRNIFDNAHEKLNKSEKTKKFFPLVDAFDTLMFTPNHTTKNGAHIRDAIDLKRTMMLVIIAMVPALLFGMYNVGYWHYAALGEEASFLDMFIHGLIRVLPLIVVSYGVGLGIEFIFAIRNGHSVAEGFLVSGMLIPLIMPVDVPLWMVAVATAFAVLIGKEVFGGTGMNVLNVALTARAFLFFSHPTSMSGDKTWISGIMEMKDKGTLVDSISGATRLGDLAAAKSKYAEAALKTGEEAKNLMAEGDAMVAYLDGKDAFMDSFLGFVPGSIGETSALAILIGAALLLKTGIASWKVMLSFFLGGLTIAGILNAVGGNPYFEFDPIHQLMLGGFMFGMVFMVTDPVTAAQTSTGKFVYGFLAGALGILIRMANPAYPEGVMLGILIANVCAPTIDHMVIRANVQKRLKRLKTA; this is encoded by the coding sequence GTGAAATTTTTAAGAAATATATTTGATAACGCTCACGAAAAGCTGAATAAGTCAGAAAAGACAAAGAAGTTTTTCCCGTTGGTTGATGCGTTTGATACTTTGATGTTTACGCCAAACCATACTACAAAGAATGGTGCGCACATCAGAGATGCAATTGATTTAAAAAGAACAATGATGTTAGTAATCATTGCGATGGTTCCAGCTTTACTGTTCGGAATGTACAACGTAGGTTATTGGCATTATGCAGCATTGGGAGAAGAAGCGTCTTTCTTGGATATGTTTATTCATGGTTTGATTCGTGTGCTTCCATTGATCGTAGTTTCTTACGGTGTTGGTCTGGGAATCGAATTCATCTTTGCAATCAGAAATGGTCATTCAGTGGCTGAAGGTTTTCTGGTTTCCGGGATGCTTATCCCCCTAATCATGCCTGTAGATGTTCCCCTTTGGATGGTTGCTGTGGCAACTGCTTTTGCGGTATTGATTGGAAAAGAAGTATTTGGAGGTACTGGAATGAACGTGTTAAACGTGGCTTTGACGGCCAGAGCATTCTTGTTCTTCTCTCACCCAACCAGTATGTCGGGAGACAAGACTTGGATCAGTGGTATTATGGAGATGAAGGATAAAGGAACGTTAGTTGACTCTATTTCTGGAGCAACACGTCTAGGAGATCTGGCAGCAGCAAAATCTAAATATGCTGAAGCGGCATTAAAGACAGGAGAAGAAGCTAAGAACCTGATGGCAGAAGGTGATGCGATGGTTGCTTATCTTGATGGAAAAGATGCTTTTATGGATTCATTCCTTGGATTCGTTCCAGGATCGATTGGAGAGACTTCTGCTTTAGCGATTCTTATAGGTGCAGCATTGTTGCTTAAAACAGGCATCGCAAGCTGGAAAGTAATGCTTTCCTTCTTCTTGGGAGGTTTAACCATTGCAGGTATCCTAAATGCGGTAGGAGGTAACCCTTACTTTGAGTTTGATCCTATTCACCAGTTGATGTTGGGAGGATTTATGTTTGGAATGGTGTTTATGGTTACAGACCCCGTGACTGCAGCTCAAACAAGTACAGGTAAATTTGTTTATGGATTCCTGGCAGGGGCATTGGGTATTTTGATCCGTATGGCCAACCCAGCCTATCCAGAGGGTGTAATGCTTGGTATTTTGATTGCTAACGTATGTGCACCAACAATTGACCACATGGTTATTCGAGCGAATGTTCAGAAACGATTAAAAAGACTTAAAACTGCATAA
- a CDS encoding Na(+)-translocating NADH-quinone reductase subunit A: MSKSIKIRKGLDINLIGEADKVIVDTPRAKTYALKPVDFHGVVPKMALKVGEKVKAGGVVFKNKYNMDVNFVSPVSGTIKDIVRGAKRRILSVVIDADDVDEYETINVPSMDSMDAEAAKQFLLTAGLWPFIKMRPLDVIAKPSDSPIAIYISGFDSAPLAADYDFTLHGKEKEFQAGVDILKKLTSGPVHLTLRNGMADNAMKGVRGCEINSISGPHPAGNVGVQIHHIKPLNKGEVVWTVNAQDVALIGSTALNGKFDATRLIALAGEQAKNRKYYRTTIGTEIKTITSGNLEGDNNRIISGNVLTGSQVSEEDHLGYYHSQVTAIKEGDEYKFFLTKGWLGLGFGRFSNSRAYPAWLMPKSKKYSVDTNLNGEERAFVVTGQYDKVFPFDIYPVQLVKAAITSDIDKMEQLGIYEVAPEDFALCEVVCTSKIEVQKHIREALDLVEKECF, encoded by the coding sequence ATGTCGAAATCCATTAAAATCCGTAAAGGACTGGATATTAACTTGATTGGAGAAGCAGACAAGGTGATTGTTGATACTCCAAGAGCCAAGACGTATGCGCTCAAACCAGTTGATTTCCACGGTGTAGTTCCAAAAATGGCCCTCAAAGTTGGCGAGAAAGTAAAAGCTGGAGGTGTTGTTTTCAAAAACAAGTACAACATGGATGTCAATTTTGTCTCACCAGTGAGTGGTACAATTAAAGACATCGTGCGAGGAGCTAAAAGAAGAATTTTATCTGTAGTCATTGATGCTGATGATGTAGATGAGTATGAAACAATAAACGTGCCGTCAATGGATAGCATGGATGCCGAAGCGGCTAAGCAGTTTTTGTTAACTGCAGGACTTTGGCCATTCATCAAGATGCGCCCATTGGATGTGATCGCTAAACCTTCAGATTCACCTATTGCCATTTATATATCTGGCTTCGATAGCGCTCCTTTAGCCGCTGATTATGATTTCACACTTCACGGTAAGGAGAAAGAATTTCAAGCGGGTGTAGATATCCTAAAGAAATTAACTTCAGGGCCAGTTCACCTTACACTTAGAAATGGAATGGCAGACAACGCGATGAAAGGTGTTAGAGGTTGTGAGATTAACAGCATTTCTGGCCCGCATCCAGCAGGAAACGTTGGTGTTCAGATTCACCACATCAAACCATTGAATAAAGGTGAAGTGGTTTGGACTGTGAATGCTCAGGACGTTGCCTTGATCGGTTCAACAGCATTGAATGGAAAATTTGATGCTACTCGATTGATTGCACTGGCTGGCGAGCAAGCTAAGAATAGAAAATATTACAGAACAACCATTGGAACAGAGATCAAGACGATAACGTCAGGAAATCTGGAAGGTGATAACAATAGAATCATTTCTGGTAACGTGCTTACCGGTTCTCAGGTAAGTGAAGAAGATCACTTGGGATATTATCATTCGCAAGTAACAGCCATTAAGGAAGGAGATGAATATAAGTTTTTCTTGACCAAAGGGTGGTTAGGTCTTGGGTTTGGAAGATTCTCTAACTCAAGAGCATATCCTGCTTGGTTGATGCCGAAATCTAAAAAGTATAGTGTTGACACAAACTTGAATGGAGAGGAGAGAGCTTTTGTAGTTACTGGACAGTACGACAAGGTTTTTCCTTTTGATATCTATCCGGTTCAGTTGGTTAAAGCAGCTATTACCAGTGATATTGATAAAATGGAACAACTGGGTATTTACGAAGTAGCTCCAGAAGATTTTGCTTTATGTGAAGTGGTATGTACTTCTAAGATTGAAGTACAAAAACACATTCGTGAAGCCTTAGATCTCGTAGAGAAAGAATGTTTCTAA
- a CDS encoding type IX secretion system plug protein, producing MIINNKKISTSYVLLALSMILSHQLVISQNFDYYTHTYENASFHKSIRTVRLYKLNWEQGDPVIALGSGEQLEMHWDVLDQEITNFQYKIVHCNRDWQMSDLNEMEYLEGFNDNYVEYFENSYNTFQTYTHYAIAFPNDQISFKKSGNYAVIIYPEGYEDEPIITRRFYVTEGGFTLEPDIHYPSNVEERYYSQEVDYNIYFNPQEVTNPYDNVHVYLSQNHRSDNICTGIEPNFVKENQLVYNYEKCNVFEGGNEFRHLDLTTHQSKTVHVREYELEGDTIHAILLNDERRQFKAYTQYQDINGRYIIKTLNGSNYHLESQYVMTHFYLPYSTPLTNGSIYVYGELSDWQIKDEFRMHYNKASKTYYANILLKQGYYNYNYLFVPEYGDPTLETVEGTHFDTENEYVFKVYYSDPQNFYDRLMLYEVVKSRNN from the coding sequence ATGATTATAAATAACAAGAAAATATCTACATCTTATGTTTTACTGGCTTTATCGATGATATTGAGTCATCAATTGGTAATTTCCCAAAATTTCGATTACTACACACACACCTATGAAAACGCCTCTTTTCATAAAAGTATTCGTACGGTAAGACTCTATAAGTTGAATTGGGAACAAGGAGATCCAGTAATTGCTCTGGGCAGTGGTGAGCAACTTGAAATGCACTGGGATGTATTGGATCAAGAGATTACTAATTTTCAGTACAAAATTGTACACTGTAACCGTGATTGGCAGATGAGTGACCTCAATGAAATGGAATACCTTGAAGGATTCAACGATAATTACGTAGAATACTTCGAAAACTCTTACAACACCTTTCAAACCTACACCCATTATGCGATTGCTTTCCCAAATGATCAGATTTCGTTTAAAAAATCAGGAAACTATGCGGTGATCATCTATCCTGAGGGTTATGAAGATGAGCCAATAATCACGAGGAGGTTTTATGTAACAGAAGGAGGCTTCACATTAGAGCCAGACATTCACTATCCTTCTAACGTGGAAGAGCGATACTACAGTCAGGAAGTGGATTATAACATCTACTTTAATCCGCAGGAAGTTACCAATCCTTACGACAATGTACATGTATACCTTTCCCAGAATCATCGATCTGACAACATTTGTACGGGTATAGAGCCCAACTTTGTAAAAGAAAATCAATTGGTTTACAATTATGAGAAATGCAACGTTTTTGAAGGAGGAAATGAATTCCGTCACCTGGATCTAACAACTCATCAGTCTAAAACAGTTCATGTGAGGGAATACGAACTAGAAGGCGACACGATACATGCAATTTTGTTGAATGATGAGCGAAGACAATTCAAAGCTTACACGCAATACCAAGATATTAACGGTAGGTATATTATCAAAACCCTAAACGGAAGCAATTATCATCTAGAAAGCCAATATGTGATGACTCATTTCTACCTTCCCTACTCAACGCCTTTAACCAATGGTAGTATCTATGTTTATGGAGAATTATCTGATTGGCAAATAAAAGATGAGTTTAGAATGCACTATAACAAAGCTTCCAAAACGTACTATGCAAATATTTTGCTGAAGCAGGGATACTACAACTATAACTATTTGTTTGTTCCTGAGTACGGAGACCCAACACTTGAAACGGTTGAAGGCACACATTTCGACACAGAAAATGAATATGTTTTTAAGGTTTACTACTCAGACCCTCAGAATTTCTATGATCGTTTGATGCTTTATGAAGTCGTGAAAAGCAGAAATAACTAG
- a CDS encoding thioredoxin family protein has product MARTPTTQIPLGFTAPDFTLPDSVSGKNYSFEQLKGEKGTVVMFICNHCPFVIHVREELVRLANDYLSKGIGFVVISSNDVENYPDDSPEKMKELAEELNFPFPYLYDETQEVAKAYDAACTPDFSVFNSDNVCVYRGQLDDSRPGNDEPVNGKDMRKVLDYLLAGKEIDFEQKPSLGCNIKWK; this is encoded by the coding sequence ATGGCAAGAACTCCAACAACTCAGATCCCATTAGGATTTACAGCACCAGACTTTACACTGCCTGATTCGGTATCTGGAAAGAATTATTCGTTTGAACAGCTAAAAGGAGAGAAAGGTACAGTCGTGATGTTTATTTGCAATCATTGTCCTTTCGTGATTCACGTGAGAGAAGAGCTGGTTAGATTAGCTAATGATTATCTCTCCAAAGGTATTGGCTTTGTGGTAATCAGTTCAAATGATGTAGAGAACTATCCTGATGATTCTCCTGAGAAAATGAAGGAACTGGCAGAAGAGTTAAACTTCCCTTTTCCATACCTGTATGATGAGACTCAGGAAGTAGCCAAAGCTTATGATGCTGCCTGTACACCAGACTTTAGCGTATTTAATTCGGATAACGTATGTGTTTACAGAGGTCAACTAGATGATAGCCGACCAGGAAATGATGAACCTGTCAACGGAAAGGATATGCGAAAGGTGCTCGATTATCTGCTAGCAGGGAAGGAAATCGATTTTGAACAAAAGCCAAGTTTGGGTTGTAATATTAAGTGGAAATAG
- a CDS encoding M28 family peptidase: MNSYKILLISFLLFCSGVFFSNNKDSAALARIHEHILIKGQSYDNLEELCKNIGHRITASPASYEAIEWGKQKLEELKLDSVWLQPITVPHWVRGDIERLDFSSKSTPLHISHCTALGGSVGTDGNVISGQVIEVKDWDELDQIDRKAIEGKVVFFNQPMNPALINTFRAYGGCAGYRVYGSIKAAEKGASAVIIRSLTLKNDENPHTGMMKYVDSIPKIPGVAISSKDAYTLSEMIKDDPKTSVKLKLSCQTLPDTISYNVIGEIKGTEKPEEVILVGGHLDSWDIGEGAHDDGAGVVQSLETIRTFQMLQIKPKHTIRCVLYMNEENGNMGGKGYAKYVKEYNEKHLLALETDRGGFSPRGFSIDGTDEQVKAIKSFQNLFDPYWIHLFQKGYGGVDIGPLKDGKVCLVGLVPDSQRYFDFHHAKSDVFENVNERELKLGAAAITSLIYLADRYW; encoded by the coding sequence ATGAATAGCTATAAAATATTACTCATTTCATTCCTTTTGTTTTGCTCAGGCGTTTTTTTTTCTAACAACAAAGACTCTGCAGCATTAGCAAGAATTCACGAGCATATTCTCATTAAAGGTCAGAGCTACGACAACCTGGAAGAACTGTGCAAGAACATTGGACATCGGATTACCGCTTCACCAGCCTCTTATGAAGCTATAGAATGGGGTAAGCAAAAACTCGAAGAACTCAAATTAGATTCTGTCTGGCTGCAGCCAATTACTGTCCCACACTGGGTTAGAGGCGATATTGAACGATTAGACTTCAGCAGCAAATCCACTCCACTTCACATATCACATTGCACGGCACTTGGAGGCTCAGTTGGAACTGACGGAAACGTAATTTCAGGCCAAGTAATTGAAGTAAAAGACTGGGATGAACTAGATCAAATTGACAGAAAAGCAATTGAAGGGAAAGTGGTATTCTTTAATCAACCCATGAATCCGGCCTTGATTAATACTTTCAGAGCTTATGGAGGTTGTGCTGGATATCGGGTTTACGGCAGTATTAAAGCAGCAGAGAAGGGAGCCTCTGCAGTGATCATCCGTTCACTTACCCTAAAAAATGATGAGAATCCACATACAGGAATGATGAAATATGTTGATAGTATTCCGAAAATTCCTGGTGTAGCCATTAGCTCAAAAGATGCTTACACTTTAAGTGAAATGATCAAAGACGACCCAAAAACATCGGTCAAACTAAAACTAAGTTGTCAAACCTTACCGGACACCATTTCTTACAATGTGATTGGCGAAATAAAAGGGACAGAAAAGCCAGAAGAAGTTATTTTAGTAGGAGGTCATTTAGACTCATGGGACATTGGTGAAGGAGCACATGATGATGGAGCTGGCGTAGTACAGAGCTTAGAAACGATCAGGACCTTCCAAATGTTACAGATCAAACCTAAGCATACCATTCGGTGCGTGCTTTACATGAACGAAGAAAATGGCAACATGGGTGGTAAAGGATACGCAAAATACGTTAAAGAGTATAACGAAAAGCATTTATTGGCGCTTGAAACAGATCGTGGAGGCTTTAGCCCAAGAGGTTTCAGTATTGATGGAACAGACGAACAAGTTAAGGCCATTAAAAGCTTTCAGAACCTCTTTGATCCCTACTGGATTCACTTATTTCAAAAAGGTTATGGAGGTGTAGACATAGGCCCATTAAAAGATGGGAAAGTTTGTCTAGTTGGATTGGTTCCAGATTCTCAACGTTACTTTGATTTTCACCATGCAAAAAGTGATGTTTTTGAAAATGTAAATGAGCGAGAATTAAAACTTGGTGCAGCCGCAATTACCTCATTGATCTATTTGGCTGACAGATATTGGTAG
- the gldD gene encoding gliding motility lipoprotein GldD codes for MKAIKVIWVSIMLGVLLNSCVDDTKDIPKPYGYYRIELPDHEYEVYDDPECPFSFEAPKNALIVDNDQQGQNCFKSMIYPELKAGVYFTYFPINDNFEELVKTADDIVYEHHNMASGIQVDEVSNEEKHVYGTSYKLMGEVAVNQVFFVTDSNHHYFAGKLYFETVPNYDSLQPCIDYITEDIEHLMNTMEWKLPISVSQIDQ; via the coding sequence ATGAAAGCAATTAAGGTAATATGGGTATCAATCATGTTGGGTGTTTTACTCAATTCATGCGTTGATGATACAAAGGATATTCCCAAGCCTTACGGATACTACAGGATTGAACTTCCAGATCATGAGTATGAAGTATATGACGATCCAGAATGTCCATTTTCTTTTGAAGCGCCAAAAAATGCCTTGATCGTTGATAATGATCAGCAAGGTCAGAATTGCTTTAAGTCTATGATTTATCCAGAGTTAAAGGCAGGGGTTTATTTTACCTACTTCCCAATTAATGATAATTTTGAAGAGTTGGTAAAAACAGCGGATGATATCGTCTATGAGCATCATAATATGGCATCAGGTATTCAGGTGGATGAGGTGAGTAATGAAGAAAAGCACGTGTACGGTACTTCCTACAAATTGATGGGCGAAGTTGCCGTTAATCAGGTGTTTTTTGTTACGGATAGCAATCATCATTATTTTGCTGGAAAGCTATATTTTGAGACTGTTCCTAATTATGATTCGCTGCAACCTTGTATAGACTATATTACAGAAGATATTGAGCATTTGATGAACACAATGGAGTGGAAACTACCAATATCTGTCAGCCAAATAGATCAATGA
- the gldE gene encoding gliding motility-associated protein GldE, whose product MPFGALLNILEPFSFQVGIALGVMAFLLLLSGLMSGSEVAYFSLSASDKDKLKKSGSSSGERVLRLLETPKKLLATILIANNFVNVAIVAVSTFITNEWVSSSISPTTAFIIQAVLVTFIILLFGEVIPKVYATKYNVGLAKVMSSSLLVIKTITAPLTYLLVSSSNLIDGRIKKKTDSISVDHLEHALTITKDVGDSEDEKRILEGIVKFGNTDAKQIMTPRVDVVAFDVSISYDELRQGILDSKYSRLPIYEDTFDQIKGIIYVKDLLKHIGDNDLVWQKLLRPAKFIPENKKLDDLLSEFQESKNHMAVVVDEYGGASGVVTLEDVLEEVVGDITDEFDDEDMVYSKLDDHNYVFEGKTPLKDMYRIIGINGDNFEEEKGESDTIAGFCIEQAGKILLKNEKVVFEDIVFTVEAADKRRIKQIKVTLPELEVKD is encoded by the coding sequence ATGCCCTTCGGGGCGTTATTAAATATCCTAGAACCTTTTTCTTTTCAAGTAGGAATAGCACTTGGTGTTATGGCGTTTCTTCTCTTGTTGTCAGGCCTAATGTCAGGTTCTGAGGTGGCTTATTTCTCTCTTTCTGCTTCAGATAAAGATAAACTCAAGAAAAGCGGGTCGAGTAGTGGTGAGCGGGTGTTAAGATTGTTAGAGACTCCAAAGAAGCTATTGGCTACGATCTTGATCGCAAATAACTTTGTAAACGTTGCAATTGTAGCTGTTTCCACTTTTATCACGAATGAATGGGTGAGCAGCTCAATATCTCCCACAACCGCTTTTATTATTCAGGCGGTTCTCGTGACTTTTATAATTCTATTGTTTGGTGAAGTGATTCCGAAAGTTTATGCAACTAAATACAATGTAGGTTTGGCAAAGGTGATGTCAAGTTCTCTCTTGGTCATTAAGACAATAACAGCGCCCTTGACTTATTTGTTAGTGTCCTCTAGTAATTTGATTGATGGTAGGATCAAGAAAAAGACAGATTCCATCTCAGTTGATCATCTGGAACATGCACTTACCATAACCAAGGATGTGGGGGATTCAGAAGATGAGAAGCGTATCTTGGAGGGGATAGTGAAATTTGGTAACACAGATGCAAAGCAGATCATGACTCCAAGAGTTGACGTAGTTGCTTTTGATGTGTCTATTTCCTATGACGAGCTCAGGCAGGGGATTTTGGACTCCAAGTACTCGAGATTACCAATATACGAGGATACATTCGACCAAATTAAAGGAATAATTTACGTTAAGGACTTGTTAAAGCATATTGGAGACAATGATCTCGTCTGGCAAAAACTGCTGAGACCAGCTAAGTTTATACCGGAGAATAAGAAATTAGATGACCTGTTGTCCGAGTTTCAGGAAAGTAAGAATCACATGGCGGTAGTAGTGGATGAGTACGGAGGTGCCTCTGGAGTGGTTACCCTCGAGGATGTTCTGGAAGAAGTGGTAGGAGATATCACTGATGAATTTGATGATGAGGATATGGTTTACAGTAAATTGGATGACCATAACTATGTTTTTGAAGGAAAGACGCCTTTAAAAGATATGTACAGAATTATCGGTATCAACGGGGATAATTTTGAAGAAGAGAAAGGAGAGTCAGACACCATTGCGGGTTTTTGTATTGAACAGGCAGGTAAGATTCTGCTAAAAAATGAGAAGGTTGTTTTTGAGGATATAGTATTCACCGTTGAAGCAGCCGATAAGAGAAGAATAAAACAGATTAAAGTAACTTTACCAGAATTAGAGGTTAAAGATTAA
- a CDS encoding single-stranded DNA-binding protein: protein MARSVNKVILVGNLGKDPEVRHLESGAAVANFPIATSESYKDRNSGELITNTDWHNIVLWRGLAEIAEKYLKKGDKVYIEGKIRNRSYQDQEGITKYITEIVGDNLVMMGKPETGAAGNHEGNSASGANPKVNEFTGESDDDDLPF, encoded by the coding sequence ATGGCAAGAAGTGTAAACAAAGTAATTTTAGTAGGAAATTTAGGTAAAGATCCAGAAGTAAGACATCTTGAAAGTGGTGCAGCTGTGGCCAATTTTCCCATTGCTACCTCAGAGTCTTACAAAGATCGTAACTCTGGAGAGTTGATCACCAATACGGATTGGCATAATATTGTTTTGTGGCGGGGGTTAGCTGAAATTGCGGAGAAGTACCTGAAGAAAGGTGATAAGGTTTACATTGAAGGTAAAATCCGTAATAGGAGCTATCAAGATCAAGAAGGGATAACCAAATATATCACAGAAATAGTTGGTGATAACCTGGTGATGATGGGTAAACCAGAAACAGGTGCAGCTGGAAATCATGAAGGAAATTCAGCTTCAGGAGCGAACCCTAAAGTGAATGAGTTTACGGGTGAAAGTGATGATGATGACTTACCATTCTAA
- the mutY gene encoding A/G-specific adenine glycosylase, whose protein sequence is MNLAEPLLGWYSKEGRDLPWRQNITPYKVWLSEIIMQQTRVAQGLPYFEKFFRELPTIEAFAKADQDQILHLWQGLGYYSRGRNMHVAANQIMETYDGSFPTTFKELKTLKGVGDYTAAAIASIAFNQPKAVVDGNVYRVLSRLFNIDKPIDSSGGKKYFQELADELIDPESPGDYNQAIMDFGAMVCTPKNPLCEKCFLKEKCEAYHDGVVQERPVKSKKVKVSNRYFDYFEVYKGDLIAIQQRDQNDVWKGLYQLPLVEVKNRLEKGAANISQLIDTKGLEISEVYEKKHVLSHQRLHTTFYKVEIDDLKHLNGDYRWVKRNDLHQYAFPKLISNYLFD, encoded by the coding sequence ATGAACTTAGCAGAACCACTATTAGGCTGGTATAGCAAAGAGGGACGTGACCTTCCTTGGAGGCAGAATATTACGCCTTACAAGGTGTGGTTGTCTGAAATCATCATGCAACAAACTCGGGTCGCTCAAGGGTTACCTTATTTTGAAAAGTTTTTCAGGGAACTTCCTACAATAGAAGCTTTTGCTAAGGCTGATCAAGATCAAATTCTTCACCTTTGGCAGGGGTTAGGCTATTATTCAAGAGGTCGAAATATGCATGTAGCTGCGAACCAAATAATGGAGACTTATGACGGTTCTTTCCCTACAACATTTAAAGAGCTCAAAACCCTAAAGGGGGTTGGAGATTACACTGCTGCAGCTATCGCCTCAATTGCATTCAATCAACCTAAAGCGGTTGTGGATGGTAATGTTTACCGAGTTCTTTCAAGACTTTTTAATATTGACAAACCCATAGATTCCTCTGGGGGTAAAAAGTATTTTCAAGAACTGGCGGATGAATTGATTGATCCAGAATCTCCAGGCGATTACAATCAGGCAATTATGGATTTTGGAGCAATGGTTTGCACGCCTAAAAATCCCCTGTGCGAAAAGTGCTTTTTAAAGGAAAAATGCGAAGCTTATCACGATGGGGTAGTTCAGGAAAGACCAGTGAAATCAAAAAAAGTGAAGGTAAGCAATCGCTACTTTGATTACTTTGAGGTGTATAAAGGCGATCTTATAGCAATTCAACAACGAGATCAAAATGATGTCTGGAAAGGACTATATCAACTTCCATTGGTTGAGGTAAAGAATCGTTTAGAAAAAGGAGCTGCAAATATTTCACAACTAATCGATACAAAAGGACTAGAAATCAGTGAAGTTTATGAGAAGAAGCATGTCTTGTCTCATCAACGTCTGCATACTACCTTTTACAAGGTTGAGATAGATGACTTGAAACATCTAAACGGTGATTACAGGTGGGTGAAAAGAAATGATCTTCATCAATATGCTTTTCCCAAATTGATCAGCAATTATTTATTCGATTGA
- a CDS encoding HU family DNA-binding protein, with the protein MTKAEIVSEISDKTGIEKVAVMATVEAFMDSIINAMENGNNVYLRGFGSFVIKERAQKTGRNISKNTTIIIPAHNIPAFKPSKSFVESIKTKVKVK; encoded by the coding sequence ATGACTAAAGCAGAGATTGTAAGTGAAATTTCGGATAAAACTGGAATTGAAAAAGTGGCGGTGATGGCTACTGTTGAGGCGTTCATGGACTCTATCATCAACGCAATGGAAAATGGAAATAACGTATACCTTAGAGGCTTTGGTTCTTTCGTAATTAAGGAAAGAGCACAAAAGACAGGTAGAAATATTTCGAAGAACACTACTATAATTATCCCTGCACATAATATTCCTGCTTTCAAACCTTCAAAATCATTTGTTGAAAGCATTAAAACGAAAGTAAAGGTGAAATAA